tttatcgAGACATTAATCATTTATCTAAAATTGTGAGTTGTTACTTTGCGGCAGCAGCTCTCCGGTCACAGAGAGCGACAGACAACTTTCCCAGAACAAtgcctggggaaggctgtgagaagatcagagaaaagagtgagaaacaattcttatcttcactGGCTGCACCTGTtattgtgaacatgtggaatgtgttatggagatttgtttaacgaagggtggtttcttaattagccaatgATGATGGTGTTTTAATTGGAGGACCAATTAGGTCTACCTGTAGAGAACTAGGGTATAAAATAAGCAATTGGTTTATTAAGAAAGAAATCATCAGCATTATGTAAATGTATGGAGTCTATGTAACTTATTACTTGGCCGGGGCCTACTGTAACATTACTTAGCTCTGGTTTTTAAACCATACCCTGATGAAGGCAAGCAGGGGTGTTGCCACTGACAAAGTCTTGTTTTGGATGAATATGAGGgttgtgctggtgctgtgcaggcaAGAACCATTGTATACTCTTCCACAGAATGACTGCAAAGTCCATCCTAATTATGTCTATGATACAACTGCTGCTAGTATTTGGTTTGTAGAAAGTGACTCAAGATATTTCTTGTGTTTCTACAACACTagaatttacattttctgaTGTGTAACTTGAGCACTTATGTGCCATTAATTTGTGAAACAGAGCATACAGAAACAAGAAGTCCCTTGTGTATAAAGGAATTCAAGTCATTGTATTGTTCTATTGTGcataacattttttccccagtcatATTATCTTTTCAATTCAGCTTAGTTCAGGTCACTGTAATTACTGGATTAGTGCTATGGGTTCCCTGCAACAAGGCAGACTGTCTGGACTCTGTCAACTGATTTTAAAGGAGCTGAGCATCTCTGAAGGGCAcgaaacagcagcacaaggaaatgATATCTCTGCTGAATTGAACAGTTTGAATTCATGTTTGAATTCTGCCTCAGTTTTAGCACTCTTACCTGGGAAAAATGTTTCACATAAAAAGATCGGCCTGATGTGTAGTTGTTTGACTTTTCTCTGTATGACTTTTCTCATTCATTTTCAGTTTACTATGCACATGATAAACTGGACGATTTCATCAGCATTATTAATAGCCACCTGCAGCCTTTGTTCATGCAGATCCGGAAAGGAATATCGGAAGACGATGGGAGAGCACATTATGCTGTAGTAGGTACCTGCTGTGTTTGcatggggctggcagtggctgcaggagctgctgggaggatAAACTGCCGCAGCCTAGCTGTATGGGAATAGGACATGGCAGCAAGGATGACAGGAGTCTTGGTATTACTTAGTATAAACATTGCTTCAGTGCTGAAGTGAGATTTCCACAGGAGACTTTCTTTCCTGAGACAGATTTTTAAACTAGAAAACACAGAGAGCAGTCCAacatcaattttcttttttttctttttctcccactCAAAAATCAACCTGGCACAAAAGGATTGATGAGAAGTAGCCTAAAAGTTGTTTCCCCAGATGATCTGCAATGTGCATGTCAGAGAAGGTTATCTAGTAATTTCAGAGGACCATACAGAACGTATCCTAACATTAGCTGCTGCCTTTaacctttcctttttccagttaAGTTGAGCTACTCATTAATAGTAGTAGCATGTTCAATAAGAGTAGAAAACACGGGCAACTGGTTTTCagctttcagtgaaaaaaaggTGACTGATAACAtagttcctgctgctgtctaGCACCAGACCAGTCTAGCAACTGTGAtgtgtcagctctgctgctgcactctgTGTCAGTTCTGGGAGCTTGTGTTGTGGAATGGCTTTGCCTGGGCAGAGGAAGCTGTGGAGAATTTGTGGCTGGAAGATGAGGGGTTGTAAAGAAAGAACTTGAATACCATCAAATGCTCCTCAAAGAACTAACATTTATGGTAATTGTAAGATGATGTATTCTTAACCTCAGGGGTTTTTTGACAGTTTCTGGTATGAAACTACATTGGCACTTtgtcagtttattttttttgtagGTGAATTTGGCGGAAACTGAAGTAACTAAAATGGCATCTGACTATACAGAAATTGAATTGGAATTGTTCAGAAAAACAGTAAGTATGTCAATTATCACTTAGTAAATCATATTATTTGTGAAGTTCTCATcttaaaatgaatgaaaatggaaatggagaTGTGGTTGAAGAAGTAGTTGCCATTTTACCTAAGTTTATCTGAGATCAAATCGGTGGAGTGGGCAGGGATGAAGATATGTGCAAGTAATGATTTGTTGTTGTAAGTCAGTTATGGGTAAGGCAAAATCAGcaccagggaatggctccctgGGTTAGTGACAAGACATGCCTGCTTTTAGTTACACAGGCAACTTTCTTCAGGATTTTCAGTCATGACTGCTGAGTTTTTCACTGGCTTCAGTAGTTTAGTAATATAAAGTAGTTTTTAATGCCATAACATACAAAATGAATTTGCTTATTTGCATTTAAGCATTTGTCTATGGTTATTGAGGTTTTTCCTCAAAGATCTTTGACAAAGAGcagataaaaagaaatggatCTGTCACCACGGAGTGTGGCCAGGGGTCCCTGAATGCAGCTTCATTTAGGCAGCACATATACTTCTATTTGTGGAAACGTTTTCTTGGCAAAGATTAAAACTGCTAAGGGGACAATGATTGTTTCAGCTTTTGGCCTTTGTTTTACAATTCTGGTTCAAGCCATATACTGTAGTATTTCTCACATACATGGATGCAAAAAAATGCATATCAGCACATTACCTTAAGGTGTGTCTGCCTAACTGTTGTGTTTCTAATACTTGGTAATGTTTCTTCCTGTAGATGGACCTAAtaattttatcagaaaatgGCTTTGCCTCATctacagatattttaaatttggcTGACCAacttaagacaaaaaaaatgaagaaaaaggaagcagaacaAGTGCTGAAAGTTTTTGTGGAGGATAAGTGGCTCTCTGAGGTAACTGCATTCAGGTGTTCTTAGTTCAATGGGTCCAGCTACAATGTTCTTATGGATGCGTAGTTGAGACTGGAGCTCCTCTTGAATGAATGACGGCAAAAATGGTCTTATGGCACCCATGCTTATTGCTGCTCCAGTGATTTTTGCAGAAAAGGAAGTAGACTTAAATGGAAAAAGTCCTTGGGTAGGTCTG
Above is a window of Molothrus ater isolate BHLD 08-10-18 breed brown headed cowbird chromosome 16, BPBGC_Mater_1.1, whole genome shotgun sequence DNA encoding:
- the NSMCE1 gene encoding non-structural maintenance of chromosomes element 1 homolog isoform X3; this translates as MAAQMTNAHRRFLQVLMSNGITERSEARKLHQHCCETDKVYYAHDKLDDFISIINSHLQPLFMQIRKGISEDDGRAHYAVVNLAETEVTKMASDYTEIELELFRKTMDLIILSENGFASSTDILNLADQLKTKKMKKKEAEQVLKVFVEDKWLSEKNGEYTLHTRCIIEMEQYILSNYQDVARKCNICHSLAIQCCWLHVRTMTTRN